A window of Phycisphaerae bacterium genomic DNA:
GGCCGGCGCCGTCGGGATTGAGGATCGGAGGCCGCACGACCTGCTCGGCGCCATCGATAATCGCCTGCTCGATCTGGTTCACCATTTTGATGTCCGGCAGACAGGTCATGGCCGGCGATCGCCCATGCTTCTCGCCGGCGGCCTTCACCCACCGGCAGACAAGGTACCGCAACTGCGGCCATCCGCTCTCGCGGAGCACTTTGGCGTCCATCACCGCGACCCAGACCGAGGCCACGGGCATATTCCTGGCGTCCAGCCGGCCGCCCGGGTAGTCGCTCCGCGGCACCGCCGCGTGCAGGACCTCGAAGATCTTGTCCCGGTTCCGACCGTCATTGGCGCTGTAGGCGTCCCAGATCGTCTTGCCGACGGCCGCCTCGCCCTCCCCGAACTCCTGTACGATCTGGCGGGCGGACCAGCCGAACCGCCGGTAGACCGCGTCCACCCGCCCGCGGCTGTTCTCCTCGAACGTCACCTGCTCGAACGGATACGCTGTGTACTCGAACAGCGAATCCAAACCGCGGTTGACCTCCACCGAGGTCACTCCGGCCGTCATCAGATCGAGAAACCCCTCGTAAGCCGCCTCCGCGTAGTTGCTGCGGCTCACGTGGTCCCGCATGGTCTCCGAGACGCCCAGCATGTCTCGGCCGAACTCGCCCGCCAGGCGGCCGTGTTCGATCGGAGGCGTCAGCATGAACCACGCCCGGTCCGACGGGCACATCGCCCCATACAGCCCGCTGGCCCCACGCTCGACCGACATTTCCGCCGTCGAGTCGGTCAGGTACTTGTGGAGGTTCTGGCCATCGGTCCGCTGGACCGTCACTGTGGCCCGCCGCGGCAGGCAGTACTCCATCACCTCCTGTACCAGGCTCTTGACCGTCGATCGGGCGGCGTCCAGCGTATTCCAGCGGGCCACCAGCTGTTTCGGATCGATCATGCGTCAGATCCCCACCAGAGAGGGCAGTTGCAGTTTGACCGGGCGGTCGGTCTGTCCGCCCGTGAGACTCGAGCGTCTGCTGCGTGACCGAGAGGCCAGGGCCCTGCGGATCCGCTCGTCGCTGGCCAGGACCTCCGTATCGGTCGGTCCGATGGGTTTGGGGGCCTTCGCCGGCGCCGTA
This region includes:
- a CDS encoding portal protein; its protein translation is MIDPKQLVARWNTLDAARSTVKSLVQEVMEYCLPRRATVTVQRTDGQNLHKYLTDSTAEMSVERGASGLYGAMCPSDRAWFMLTPPIEHGRLAGEFGRDMLGVSETMRDHVSRSNYAEAAYEGFLDLMTAGVTSVEVNRGLDSLFEYTAYPFEQVTFEENSRGRVDAVYRRFGWSARQIVQEFGEGEAAVGKTIWDAYSANDGRNRDKIFEVLHAAVPRSDYPGGRLDARNMPVASVWVAVMDAKVLRESGWPQLRYLVCRWVKAAGEKHGRSPAMTCLPDIKMVNQIEQAIIDGAEQVVRPPILNPDGAGLISNSRDANGKPVILFRPGSILNYRVNFVAPGVKPEPFSTGARVDFGLEYAESKRRIIRAAMFNDLFMVLMDQTHAKTATEVRAILHDQMRLLGPQFGRMKVEFFDALIRINLSIMSEVPQLLGGIPLELLNLANIRYTSTLALAMEYAEMTAMQDAMVFLSPFAEIDPTVWDNFSFDEISRGIAEKMALPPRWLKPRDEVRALREARMQYQAQQMQQALAQYQAEQMARITQKPEPGSPAEAVVRGAA